The genomic region CTTTGCTATTGGTGACGTTGTTGATTTGTACTTCAATGGAAACCCCTTGTCCTTCCTTGTTTTTCTCTTGGCCATAGCTAAAAGCAGTACAGATAAATGTAATGGTAATAATTAAAAAGTTTTTCATGATTGTATTTTTTAAAGGTTATGAAGCAAAGAACCTTTAAAAAAGAAAGATAAACCACAATTCCTTACCGAGTTGTAATATTTCGTGGATGACCTGTAAATGAGAACAGCACAATTAAATAAGTCCCCTAGCTTTTATTTCTAAATACTTGTTTATGGTGTCGATGGTGAGGTTTTCTGGAGCGGTTAAAATGGAGTAAATACCATATTTCTTTAATTCGTTTACAATAAGCCTTTTTTCAAAAGCGAACTTTTCTGCAATTACTTTATCATAAACCTCTTCCACGGTATTGGCTTTATTTTTTATAAGAACATCCAATTCAGTGTTTTTAAAGAATATCACCACCAATAAATGGTTTTTGGCAATTCCTTTTAAGTAAGGCAATTGTCTATGCAAGGCATCCAATGTTTCAAAATTGGTATATAAAAATAGCAGGCTCCGTTGGTTGATGTGGTTTTTAATATCGGCGTACAAACGTCCAAAGTCGCTTTCCCAATAATCGGTCTCCACATTGTAGAGCGTTTCCAGAATACGTTGCATTTGGCTATTCCTACGTTCGGCAATAACGGTGTTTTCAACTTTTTTGGAAAAAGTAAACATTCCAGCCTTGTCCTGTTTTTTAAGAATAACATTGCTTATTATCAAACTTGCGTTAATGGCATAATCGAGCAGACTAAGTTCGTTAAAAGGCATTTTCATAACCCGTCCTTTGTCGATTACCGAATACACCGGTTGGGAACGCTCGTCTTGAAATTGATTGACCATTAATTGGTTTTTCTTTGCCGTCGCCTTCCAATTAATTGTTCTCAAATCGTCTCCCTGTACATATTCCTTAATTTGCTCAAATTCCATTGTATGTCCAATTCTTCGGATTTTTTTAATGCCGTATTGGTGCAACTGATTGGAAATTGCCAGTAAATCGTATTTCTTCAATTGTAGAAATGCAGGATACGTAGGGACCATAATTTCATCAGAAAAAATATATCTTTTACTCACCAGCCCCATAAAACTGGAAGCATAAACATTTAATTTCCCAAAGTGGTATTCCCCTCTTTCCGTAGGTCTTAAATCGTATGTAAAACTGAGTTCTTCGGAAGGTTTAAGCTGTTTTGAAATTTTAAATTCCCTAATTTGAAATTGCTCCGGAAGCTCGTCAATTACCTTAGCATGAATTAAAAAATCGTATCGGTTTTCCAGTGTAATACTTACTTGGTTAATATCTCCATTTGAAAACTTATCGGGTGTAATGCGAGCGGCCAGCAAGCCTTTTTTTACAATAAACAGAAGGAGAATATCAAATAAAAAGAAAGCTCCAAAAACAAATAAGGACAGTTTGGAAATAAAAAAAAGCCATTCTACAATAAAACTAAGCAGAAACAGGACAACAATGGCAGATGCCATATAATAAAATCGGTTTTCTATGTAGAGTCGTTTGAGAAGCTTCATGCCAGTGGTTGCCTTTAAGGTTTTGCTATCTAGGTATTTCTACATTTTGAATGATTTGGTTGATTATCTGCTTCGCCGTAACACCTTCCATTTCCCTTTCAGGGGTGATGATGATTCTATGTTGAATCACCGGAAACGCTACCGCTTTAATATCTTCGGGGGTAACAAAATCCCGACCGTTTATGGCTGCAAAAGCTTTGGAAGACTTTAAAATGGCGATGGAAGCCCTTGGCGAAGCACCCATATATAAAAATTCGTTGGTTCGGGTTTGGTTGATGATTTCTGCAATGTATTTTATAAGATGAGGTTCTACGATAATCTCGTTGACCAGTTTTTGGTACTTTACAATGTCTTCTTTAGAAAGAAAAGGTGTAACCTGATCAATTTTTTTGTTTTCTTTTAATTGGTGTTCGCGTAAAATAATTTCCACCTCTTCTTCAAGGGAAGGATAGGTAATGTCTATTTTAAATAAAAAACGGTCTAATTGCGCTTCTGGCAAGCGGTAAGTTCCTTCCTGTTCGATTGGATTTTGGGTGGCGAGCACTATAAAAGGCGGGGCCAAAATATACTTAGTTCCATCGATGGTAATCTGCTTTTCTTCCATTACCTCAAACAAAGCTGCTTGCGTTTTCGCCGGAGACCTATTTATTTCATCAATAAGTAGCATATTGGTAAAAACAGGCCCTTTTTTAAATTCGAACTCCGACTTTTTCAAGTCGAAAATGGAAGTTCCCAAAATATCCGAAGGCATTAAATCGGGCGTAAACTGTATCCTTCCAAAATCTACGGTTAAGGTTTTGGCCAAAAGTTTAGCGGTAATGGTCTTGGCAATTCCCGGCACTCCTTCAATGAGCACATGGCCATTGGCAAGTAAGGCGGTGAGAAGCATATCGATCATATGCTTTTGCCCAACAATTACCTTGCCCAGTTCTACTTTAATTTGTTGAACCGAATTTTGTAATTCCGTTAAATCCACTCTATTCTGAAAAGTGATTTCTTCTTTGTGGGTTTCTTCTCCCGTGTTTTCTGGATTGTTTTCTAAAGGTGTGTCCATATTATTTCTTCTGATAGAATTTTTCAATGCGTTTGTTGAGGTCGATTAAGTCTTGTTCTGAAAAAGCGGTTTTGCTTCTTAGAAATATAATGAAATCAATGAGTTTTTTTGTTTGTTCAAGTTCGTTTCCCGATTTTAATGCGAGTTGATTGATGAATTTTTCATTTAAATTTTGGGTATCCAAATAATAATCCCTTCTTACCTTTTCAAGAAAGTACGTTATTTTTTTATCGATGATATTGGCGTGATCCTTGGTTTCAAAATACAAATTGGCCACTGTTTTTGTAAACTGTACCGTGGTGTTTTGCAACGGGTTGATAATGCGCATTACCCGTTGTCTGCGTTTAGCATTAAATAATATGAAGGTAACAATAAAAAACAATGCCAATAACCAAGCCCATTGTAGGGCAGGTTGTGTAAAAATATATCTCAATGGGGAATTTATATTGGCTGTTCCATACTTAACAGCGGCG from Galbibacter sp. BG1 harbors:
- a CDS encoding DUF58 domain-containing protein: MKLLKRLYIENRFYYMASAIVVLFLLSFIVEWLFFISKLSLFVFGAFFLFDILLLFIVKKGLLAARITPDKFSNGDINQVSITLENRYDFLIHAKVIDELPEQFQIREFKISKQLKPSEELSFTYDLRPTERGEYHFGKLNVYASSFMGLVSKRYIFSDEIMVPTYPAFLQLKKYDLLAISNQLHQYGIKKIRRIGHTMEFEQIKEYVQGDDLRTINWKATAKKNQLMVNQFQDERSQPVYSVIDKGRVMKMPFNELSLLDYAINASLIISNVILKKQDKAGMFTFSKKVENTVIAERRNSQMQRILETLYNVETDYWESDFGRLYADIKNHINQRSLLFLYTNFETLDALHRQLPYLKGIAKNHLLVVIFFKNTELDVLIKNKANTVEEVYDKVIAEKFAFEKRLIVNELKKYGIYSILTAPENLTIDTINKYLEIKARGLI
- a CDS encoding AAA family ATPase; the protein is MDTPLENNPENTGEETHKEEITFQNRVDLTELQNSVQQIKVELGKVIVGQKHMIDMLLTALLANGHVLIEGVPGIAKTITAKLLAKTLTVDFGRIQFTPDLMPSDILGTSIFDLKKSEFEFKKGPVFTNMLLIDEINRSPAKTQAALFEVMEEKQITIDGTKYILAPPFIVLATQNPIEQEGTYRLPEAQLDRFLFKIDITYPSLEEEVEIILREHQLKENKKIDQVTPFLSKEDIVKYQKLVNEIIVEPHLIKYIAEIINQTRTNEFLYMGASPRASIAILKSSKAFAAINGRDFVTPEDIKAVAFPVIQHRIIITPEREMEGVTAKQIINQIIQNVEIPR